The window CGGTACAGAACAGCTATGCATCCCGTAACGGGCTGCTCCAGCGGGTGTCCCCATTCCAACCAAGAACGGGCAAGCGCTGACCCTGTACCCGCTATGTTCATTTGCACAAGGCACCAATTGACGAACGACGAGCACCAAGATGCCTTGTCGTCGTACCCACGAATGTTTGTGTACTCGTGGTATTCCATGATTCGCGGATTGCTATTCCCCTCAGGGAACTGAGCAACTCCGACTTCAGCAAACGCTACGGGCAACCACGGTGCTTCCATGAAGGTTCAACTTGTTATAAATCGCAAAACCGCAGATTAACATGACGCGCTGTCGATTAACATTGCGCCGGCGCTCGTCCGCAACCGGCTCGACCCCTTGGTTTGGGCTCGGCATATCATGCACCTGTGCCGCATTAACAGAAGCAGCAAACATGACAGGGCCGAACCGGAATTTATCCGGTAATTAGACGAGCTGCCGAAAAACTATTTTAGGAAAACGCGTTCAAGCGATCCAGTACCTGGGCGATTTCCCGTTTTAGCGCTGCCGACGCCGGCTGCATAGGCGCACGCACGTCGCCGCTGCATAGATTCATCATCTCCAGTGCCGCCTTGAGCGGGCCGGGATTCGGTTCGGCAAACAGGGTTGCAAACAGTGGCGACAAGGCAAACATCAGACGTCGAGCCTCATCGAGCCTGGATTCCGCAATGGCCCGCGCCATGCGCACAAACAGATCGGTCCGAATATGCGCTGCCGCCGCAATCGCGCCCGCGCCGCCCAGACAAAGCGTACTGAAAATCTGACCGTCTTCACCGGCCAGCACGGCAAGGCGCCGGTCGGTAATCAGTTGCAGCGTGAGTGCAGGGTCGCCGCCGCAATCCTTGATCGCTGCAATACGCGGGTGTTCAGCGATGGCGCGTATCGTGGCCAGCGACATCGCAACCCCGGTGCGGTAGGGGATGTTGTAGAGAATCAGCGGCACCGTGGCAGCCTGTGCGAGCGCCATGAAAAATGCAACGATGCCTTCCTGTGACGGCCTAATGTAATACGGCGGCGGCACCAGCACGCCAGCCACCGGACGGGCCTGGATTTCTCTCAGTCTTTCGACCAGCGCCTGCTGATTACTTCCGCCAATGCCCATCACTACCGGGCATTGGGGTACCGCCACGAGCACGGCATCGAGGACGGCAAGCTGTTCACTGTTGCTTAGCGCGGACGCTTCACCGGTCGAGCCGCATACAACCAAACCGGCTGCCCCGTCCTTGTACAGCCTTGCCGCGAGCGAGCCTAATGCGGCAAAGTCGATTTCGCCTTGTTGAAACGGCGTCGCCAGCGCGACCCAGATACCGCTAAATCCATTCATGATGACTCCTGATAATGACCGTCGGGTCACTGTCGGAAGCTGAAGGCAGGTTTATGCAGGGAAGGAATTCAGGCTGGGCATTTACTGTCCTGTCAGCTCACCTGACAGGACAGTACGCCCCGGTCAGATGAGCGACTGTTTCTTCGATTTGCCATTTGCAGCCATGCATGCGCACGCCACGGCAGCAAGGCCGGGGGTAAGCAATGTCGGGGCGGAAATGGCAGGCATAGGGAATTAATGCAAATCGGATGGATCGATTATGCAGAGTCCTGGCGCTTGGGTCAACTTGCGTTCCGGACCTGTGCGTCCAGCCGGGCCGGACTTCCCAGCTTCCACCAGGCGGGCAATAGCCGTCGCACTTCCGGACGTCCGAACCGGTCATCGATCAGATAAACGCATCCCCGATCCGACTGAGTACGGATGACGCGGCCGGCAGCCTGCACGACTTTTTGCAATCCCGGGTAGAGGTAGGCGTAATCGTAGCCGGCGCCGAAGGCGGCTTCCATCCGTTCCCGATGTTCTTCATTGATTGCATTGAACTGCGGCAGACCGAGCGTCGCAATGAATGCGCCGATCAGGCGGTCGCCGGGCAGATCGATGCCTTCAGCGAACGGACCGCCGAGCACGGCAAAGCCGATGCCACAGCCGCCCGGTGCAAAGCGCGCCAGAAAATCGTCGCGCGCGCTTTCATCCATGCGGCGCGATTGTTCCCACACCGGAATTTCTGGATGGTGCGCACGGAACAAGGCGACCACTTTCTCCAGGTAATCGAAGCTGCTGAAGAAGGCCAGATAATTGCCGCGCTGCGCTTCATACTGCCTGCTCATCAGGGCGACGATGGGCCCGAGTGACTGGTCGCGGTGCCGGTATCGCGTCGAGATATGGCTGGCTACATGAACGGACAACTGCTCGGCGCGGAACGGCGACTCGACATCGACATAGGCGGTATCGTCGGGCAGTCCGAGCATGTCGGCATAAAAATGCCAGGGACTGAGCGTCGCCGAGAACAGCACCGCCGACTGCGCTTCGGAAAAGCGTGGCGCAAGAAACCTTGCGGGAACGACGTTGCGTATGCATACCCGCGAACGCAGGCTGCCGTTCTTTTCTTCAATGGTGACGTCGAACAGGGAGTGGGTATCGAACACTTCCAGCAAGCGGGTGAAATGCAACACCTCGAAGTAGAAATCTTGCAGCGCGCTGTCGACATACGCCGGATTCTCTGCAAAAAAAGCCGATACTTCGCTGCTCACCTGCTGCAGGGCGCCGGTGAATTTTGCGGGAGCCTCTGCGTATACCCGATAGGTGCTTTCCTGGGCCTTGTTCAGCGCGCTCCACTGACGGAAAAGTTTGTCCAGACTCTTTCTGAGCACATCTGGCACTGCGCGGCGCACGATCTGCAGCGTCGTTTGGTCTAGTTCGGCGGTGTACATCTTGCGGGCGCGATCGATGAGGTTGTGCGCCTCGTCGGTCAGCACGCTCACGCGCCATTGGTTTGCCGTGGTCAGCCCATACAGTAAAGCGCTGCTGTCGAAGTAGTAGTTGTAATCGCCCACCACCACGTCGCTCCAGCGGACAAGATCCTGACTCAGATAATACGGACAGACCTGGTGTTCCAGCGCGACGGTACGCAAGCTGTTTTTTTCCAACGCCCCGGCAGCGAGCGCCGCTGCGCGCGCCTGCGGCAACCGGTCATAGAATCCCTGCGCCAGCGGACACGATTCGCCATGGCAAGCCTTGTCCGGGTGTTCACATGCTTTGTCGCGTGCCACCAGTTCCAGCACGCGCAAGGGCAGTGCGGCTTGGCTGTTCTTAATCTGTGCCAAGGCACCCAGCGCAAGACTGCGTCCGGACGTTTTTGCCGCGAGGAAGAAGATCTTGTCCAGTTCCTTGCGCGGCGTTGCCTTGAGCAAGGGGAACAGCGTGCCGACCGTCTTGCCGATTCCCGTCGGCGCTTCCGCCGCAAGACAGCGGTCGGTATTTGCGGCGCGGTATACCGCCTCTGCCAGTTGCCGTTGTCCCTGCCGGAATTCGGCATGCGGAAATTGCATTGCGCTCAACGCTTCATCACGGGCGAGGCGATGCGCCATCTCCTGTTCGGACCATGACAGAAAGCATTCGCATTGCTGAATGAAAAACGCTTGCAGCGTCTCAGCCGGATAGCGTTCCTCCAGTATCGTTTCGTGTTTGCTTCCTATTTCAAAATACACCAGCGCCACCGTCACTTCTGGCAGCTGTAGTTTTTCACACAATAACCAGCCATAGATTTTCGCCTGGGCCCAGTGCAGCGAACGATGATTGGCCGGCATGCGGGCGAGGTCGCCACGGTAAGTCTTGATTTCCTCAATGCGGTTCAATGCCGGATCGTAGCCGTCGGCGCGGCCGCGCACCAGCAGGTGCCGGTAGTGCGATGCGAGCAGTACTTCCTTTTGATAATCGGCGGCACGGCGCGCAGTTACCGCGATGTGGCCGGCGATACCTTCCTGTGCCGTCGGCGCCGGCGTGAATCGCAGATCGAGATCGCCGCACTTTGCGGTGAACTCGGCCAGTGCGCGCACTGCAATCCGGTATTCCATGCTCAGGCCGCTTCCTGCAACCACTGCACATAGCACACACCGACGGGGATATCGTGGGCTGCGCAGTAATCCAGCCAGCGGATCTGATTGTCTTGCAGGCGATCGTTCGGCGCCTTTACCTCGATCATCCGGTAGCGCTTTTCGTGCGGCCAGAACTGGATCAGGTCCGGGAAACCGGTGCAATTGGAGCGCACATCGGCCAGCATCCGCATAAAAAGCTTTTTCAGGTGAGTTGCCGGAATGCAGTGCAGCGCGAGCTCAAGCAATTCCTCGCTCAGATACTGCCATGCCACGAAGGGCGACACGGTATGGGTCTTGTCCGCAAAATTGCGCCGGATCGTCGCGATGTACTCCGATGAATCCAGCTGCGCCAGACAGTCGTGGAATTCCTGCTCGCGCCGGCGGTGGAAGTCGGCGCTGCGCAGGTCGGCCGGACCGCTTTGAAACGGGTGAAAGAATGCACCCGGCACCGGCGCGAAGATGGCGCTCCAGCACAGCAAGCCGAACAGCGAA is drawn from Noviherbaspirillum saxi and contains these coding sequences:
- a CDS encoding ATP-dependent DNA helicase encodes the protein MEYRIAVRALAEFTAKCGDLDLRFTPAPTAQEGIAGHIAVTARRAADYQKEVLLASHYRHLLVRGRADGYDPALNRIEEIKTYRGDLARMPANHRSLHWAQAKIYGWLLCEKLQLPEVTVALVYFEIGSKHETILEERYPAETLQAFFIQQCECFLSWSEQEMAHRLARDEALSAMQFPHAEFRQGQRQLAEAVYRAANTDRCLAAEAPTGIGKTVGTLFPLLKATPRKELDKIFFLAAKTSGRSLALGALAQIKNSQAALPLRVLELVARDKACEHPDKACHGESCPLAQGFYDRLPQARAAALAAGALEKNSLRTVALEHQVCPYYLSQDLVRWSDVVVGDYNYYFDSSALLYGLTTANQWRVSVLTDEAHNLIDRARKMYTAELDQTTLQIVRRAVPDVLRKSLDKLFRQWSALNKAQESTYRVYAEAPAKFTGALQQVSSEVSAFFAENPAYVDSALQDFYFEVLHFTRLLEVFDTHSLFDVTIEEKNGSLRSRVCIRNVVPARFLAPRFSEAQSAVLFSATLSPWHFYADMLGLPDDTAYVDVESPFRAEQLSVHVASHISTRYRHRDQSLGPIVALMSRQYEAQRGNYLAFFSSFDYLEKVVALFRAHHPEIPVWEQSRRMDESARDDFLARFAPGGCGIGFAVLGGPFAEGIDLPGDRLIGAFIATLGLPQFNAINEEHRERMEAAFGAGYDYAYLYPGLQKVVQAAGRVIRTQSDRGCVYLIDDRFGRPEVRRLLPAWWKLGSPARLDAQVRNAS
- a CDS encoding TIGR02594 family protein; the encoded protein is MEAPWLPVAFAEVGVAQFPEGNSNPRIMEYHEYTNIRGYDDKASWCSSFVNWCLVQMNIAGTGSALARSWLEWGHPLEQPVTGCIAVLYREDPSSWKGHVGFFLRCDDQYVYLLGGNQLSQVREHFYPKEQVLSYRWPVTPGSNQVAGSI
- the dapA gene encoding 4-hydroxy-tetrahydrodipicolinate synthase → MNGFSGIWVALATPFQQGEIDFAALGSLAARLYKDGAAGLVVCGSTGEASALSNSEQLAVLDAVLVAVPQCPVVMGIGGSNQQALVERLREIQARPVAGVLVPPPYYIRPSQEGIVAFFMALAQAATVPLILYNIPYRTGVAMSLATIRAIAEHPRIAAIKDCGGDPALTLQLITDRRLAVLAGEDGQIFSTLCLGGAGAIAAAAHIRTDLFVRMARAIAESRLDEARRLMFALSPLFATLFAEPNPGPLKAALEMMNLCSGDVRAPMQPASAALKREIAQVLDRLNAFS